The DNA segment GGAATAATAAAGCGGAATGGCAATATCTGATGTAAACCAATGGTAGCTGCAATCATCAAAATCAAACACATGGACATTCGTGCCATCATAAAAGAAATTACCGGAATGGATATCTGTATGGATTAAACCAAAGTTATCTTTCGTTTGAGGAAGTTCCCTTAGCTCTTTCATTAGGTCATTAGTATTCTTAATAATTTCCGGTTCGTCTGGAAAATACGCTTTTACATCAATGAGTTCTTCTTCATGCCAAAAAGGGCGTAATTTCAATCCTTTTTTCGGTTTATAATGCTTTGTCACTGCATGCATATGTCCTGTTACTCTACCCCAGGCATAAAATAATTCGTTATTGTATTGATCAGAATTGATTTTAACAGGAAATCCCTCAGCCTTGGTGTATAGACAGGCATAAAAACAGGACCCATCCGCTGCCTCCAAGGATTCTATTAATTGTCCCTTTTTGGAAGGAAATACTTTTGGACAATGAACACCATGTTCGTTCAAGTAATTCATCCAATCTAGCTCTGCTTCTATTTCTCCTAAAGAGCGGTGTGAACTATGGGTAATCCTCAAGACAAATGGTTGGTCATTGCGATACACTTCAAATACATAATTCTCAAAGTCTCCCAATTTCTTTACTCTTAATTCTAATTCAAACCTTGTTAAAAATTGATTTAAAACTTCTTGAGTAAACAATACTTCAACAGACTTTTCCATAAATCCCCCTATGAAACAATTATTCTTTCATTATAGTTTAAAAATTCCAAAATCAGAAATAAATATTTCTTATTTTTGGCTATCGGTAGTAAGATATGGATAGAAAACTATTTGCACTTTTTACAAAGAAGGGATGTCAATGAGTCAGCAAGCTGCTTTACCCGTTAAAACGCCAAAAGCCTCAGAGTCTACCATGTTTAAAATTCTCTTTATCATCGGGCTATGTCATTTATTGAATGATGCGATTCAGGCTGTTATACCAGCTATGTTTCCGATATTAGAGAAGTCGATGGGGTTAAGCTTCACCCAGCTAGGGATCATTGCTTTTTCATTAAATATGGTCTCCTCTGTCATGCAGCCACTAGTCGGGTTCGTAACTGACAAAAAGCCTATGCCATATGCTTTGCCAATAGGACTTACTTTTACTTTAGTTGGAATACTTGGATTAGGATTTGCTTCAAATTTTGCTTGGATTGTCTTAGCTGTTGTCTTCATTGGTCTCGGTTCAGCCGTGTTTCACCCTGAAGGCTCTAGGGTTGCCTATATGGCTGCAGGGAATCGCCGAGGTCTTGCTCAATCCATTTATCAAGTCGGCGGAAATACTGGTCAGGCATTGGCCCCACTTATTACAGCGCTTATTCTAGTCCCACTAGGACAGAGGGGTGCATCTTGGTTTACCATTGTTGCTGCTCTTGCTGTGATTTTATTGATTTATATTGCAGGTTGGTATAATCAGAGACTAAACCAATCTCCTAAAACAGCAAAAGGTAAAAGAACAGGGTTGGATCAAAAAGACGGGTTGTCCAAAGAAGTTAAAAATACAATCGTCTTTATCCTGTTACTTATCTTTGCTAGGACTTGGTACACATCCGGAATGACCAATTTCTATACATTTTATGCAATTAAAGAGTATGGACTTACCATTAAACAGTCTCAGCTTTTCTTATTTGCCTTTCTCGTATCGGGTGCAATTGGGACATTCTTTGGAGGTCCGCTTTCTGACCGTTTTGGAAAGAAACAGATTATTTCCTTTTCCATGCTGGCAACTGTTCCTTTTTCGTTTCTCATTCCTTATGTACCGCCAACAATCGCCTTTATCTTTTTGATTTTTACCGGATTTATTTTAATGACTAGTTTTTCTGTGACAGTTGTCTATGCACAAGAATTAGTTCCTGGAAAGATTGGGACAATGTCTGGTTTAACTGTAGGACTTGCATTTGGTATGGGGGCAATTGGTTCTGTGGGGTTAGGATACCTTGCTGACTGGATTGGTTTACAATCAATGATTACATGGCTGGGGGTACTCCCCTTACTCGGTTTAATCGCTTTTTTACTTCCATCTGATCAGAAGGTGTGGGAATGGAATCAAATAAAGTAAGGATAGGCTAATGCCTATCCTTACTTTATTTCTTGAATTCTTTTGTACAATTCAGCTTTTTCTTCATCTGTTAGCATTCTTTCTGCCATTGGAAATAGTACATTTTCTTCTTTAGAGAAATGCTCGGTTAAGATGAAATAGGCATTCTGGATTAACTCAGCTAACCTTTTCTTTTCTTCAGTAGATGCTTCAGTAACTTCTGCATTTGTTAGAAAAGAACCGATATTGGTTTTCGCTTGATCATGTTCATACTCCATTACCGCAATAGGTCCTGAGGTTGTTCCAATATAGGTTCCCATCATTGGGAAAAGAACGCCTTCTTCTCTTTCTGAATGTGGGTCTAAAGCTGCCTTAAAGGCTTTCACCTGCTCAATTAATTCAATAAAATCTTCTTCAACATTCAACTCTTGGTCAATGTTTTGTGTTAAAGTGTATAGCTTCTCTAATTGTTCTAATAATGGAGGATGTTCACTTTTAAGTTGTTTTAATCCTTCACTTAATTCAGCTTGGGGCATACCGCCAAACCCACTCATGCAACCACTCATTATCATTCACCTCTATTGTAATTTGTGTCCTAAGTATAAAATTAACTATGAATTTATGTAGTGACAGAGGTCACATCTCTAAAAAAGAAGCGGATAGTTGTCGTATTTTTGTCATTTTTATGAAACCGCTTTAATTTTTTTGAAAATTTAACATTTATCACACAAAAATTGTTTGAAAGTTTCATATAATGAAGATAGAACATGAAAGGGAGGTCAAAAATACATGAAAACCCCAAATTACCATGACTTTTATCAAAAGGCATTAATCCCAATCGGTTTTAACGATTTAAAGGCACTAAAGGAATCTGATGCTACCATCCCTAATTCTCCTTATACACATTGGCTTATTGCTGTAGAAGGGGTACAACTCCCACAACCTACCATTTACTATAATTGGAAAGTTAGCATATATCCCGCTGATTGTGACGGTGATTTCAATTGGAGAAAGCCTTATTATTGTTCAGAGAATATGGAGTTCATGGATCATGCAAACCAACTAGCTTCTTCATTCGTTGCTTCAGGCAAGAAAGATGAGCTATCCTCCTCAACCCTACTAGAGAAAATTAGCTAAGCCTCTAACATACCAACCTTCTGCTTTACCTCTTTTTTACCCCCACTTGTGAAAAAACCTACATATAGTGATATTTAATATTTTTACATAAATAAAGTGTTGTTCACGGCAAGCCGCAAACAACACTTTTTCTATTATTCTATGCAAGTCTAAATACTATTCCATGTCCACCCTTTGGATACTCCCATTTGATGTTTTGGTAAGGACAGCCTATACGGCAGCTTCCGCATTCATGACAACCCTCGTAGCCCACCTGCATCCTTGTTCCTTCCCACTTATACACCTCTGCCGGGCAAAATACTGTGCAAATTTTATCGGGACATTGTGTCATACATACATCATGATCAAGTACGGTTAAATGAGACTTCGTGTCACACTTAAAACGGAGAAGATACTGTTTTTCTTCAATATTCTTCGTTGACATTATTTCACCGCCTTCCAAGCACGATAAATATCTTGCAATACTCGAATCGTTCCTCTTTCAGAAGTGACACTCTTCATAATCTGTTTTTGCTTTTCACGTTTTGGTGTTCCATCTACCGTAAAGAATTTGCTCATGGCTTTATTCATCATTGGAACATATTCATTGAAGTATTGTGGATACTTTTCAAATGTATGTGCAGCATCTTTATATTTCTCTAAATCTTTTATGATAAAGCTATCATATAACTTCTCACGATAGAGGTTTAAGCTGGACTCTGAATAGTCGCCTCGATGTTTCGCTTCTATTACCGTTTCAGCCGCTAACATGCCTGAATGCATGGCCATATTCGAACCTTCACGGTGGATGGCATTAACAAGCTGAGCAGCATCACCGATCACAACTACTCCATTTCCAGCCACCTTAGGAACCGAACGATATCCGCCTTCTGGAATGAGATGGGCAAGATACTCTGCGGATTCTCCACCCGCAATTAATGGTTTTACCATTGGGTGTGTTTTCAAGTAATCAAGCAGCTCATACGGCTTTAATTTGGCTTTAATCATACTGGAAAGAGTAGTACCTACTCCAATGTTAATACTTTCTTTATTGGTGTAAATAAAAGCTGTTCCGAGGTTACCTTTTGTTGAATCCCCAAAGACCTCTATGGTACAGCCTTGGTTATCTTCCAAATTAAAACGATCATTGATCTTTTCCTTGGATAAATTAACCACTTCCATAACAGTTAATGCCACTTCATCTGGTCGAAATTCTTTGTGGAAGCCTAACTGTTTAGATAAGAGTGAGTTTACTCCGTCTGCAAGTACAACGACGTCGGCATATACCTCTCCATCTGGGCGGTCCGTTCGCACACCTACTACTTTGCCATTTTCAACAATACATTCGGTAACCACCGTTTCGTTGATTAGGAGCGCTCCGGCCTCGACTGCTTTTTGCGCGAACCATTGGTCAAACTGTGCTCGGAGAACAGTGAAGTTATTATATGGTTCTACGGCCCACTCAAGACCTTTATAGCCGAAGGAAACAACAGATTCTTTATCCATCATCCAAAAGCGCTGTTCAATCACGGGTCTCTCAAGAGGTGCTTCCTTCCAAAATTCAGGAATCAACTCTTCCATTTGCTTTCGATATAACACTCCGCCCATTACGTTTTTGGCACCAGGATATTCTCCTCTTTCGATAAGCAAAACGTTTAATCCATTTTTCGCACAAGTCAGAGCACAGGAAGTTCCTGCAGGACCCGCACCAACGACAATCACATCAAATTTCTCAGGCATAGCTTACAACACCGCCTTTTTCTGATCTGAGCTGCTTAAATTGCTCGATTAGTTTAGGTAGAACTTCCATTGCATCTCCAACAATTCCATATGTTGCAACATCAAAAATGGGTGCATTTGGATCTTTGTTGATAGCAATGATGAACTCGGAGTTTTTCATACCAACTACATGTTGAATTGCTCCTGAAATACCAATAGCAAAATAAATCTTCGGAGTCACCGTTTCTCCCGTTTGCCCAACTTGCTGTTCATGCGGTAGCCATCCAGCTTCTACAACATCACGAGTACCGCCCACACTTGCACCTATTGTTTCTGCTAACTCGTGGATCAGCTGGAAATTTTGAAAATCTCCCATGCCTTTTCCACCACATACTATGACATGTGCCTCTGCTAAATTAGCTTTTTTTGTTACGTCATTCACAATTTGGAGTACTTTTGTCCGCATATCTTCTTCTTGCAGTGAAATTTTTTCTTCAATGACTTTACCAAGACGGTCTGCATCTGGCTCTAATGCCTTCATTACTTTCGGTCGAACAGTGGCCATTTGTGGTCGATGCTTTTTACATAGGATGGTGGCCATAATATTTCCACCAAATGCTGGTCTGCTTGCTTCTAGCAATCTATTATCGGTATCCACATCCAACATCGTAGTATCCGCTGTTAAGCCCGTAGATAAATCGGTTGCTACCGCACTCGCTAAATCCTTTCCATTTGGTGTTGCTCCGTAAAGGATAATCTCTGGCATATATTTTTGAGCCAGCAGCATAACACCCCTCATATAAGATTCAGTCCGATAATCTTTCATTACCGGATGATCGATGACATACACCTCATCAGCACCATAGGCTATTACCTGATTTGCTAATGGTTTAATTTCACTTCCTAATAAGAATCCTGCTAAGGGAACTTGCAGTTTATCTGCCAGCTTTCTGCCGGCTCCAAGCAATTCAAGTGAAACGCCTTCTATTTTACCTTCGTTTTGTTCTATAAAGACCCAGACTCCACGATAATCGTCTAGATTCATGTAAACCCCTCCTTGCGGCAACTGATTAATCTTTGTTATTTTGATGACTGGATTGTTAACAGGTCTTTTTTCTCTGATAACAATTCCATGAGCTGCTTCACTTGCTCATCAGCAGTACCCTCAAGTTTTTTACCACCCTCTGGTCGTGGAGGTGTAAACATCTTACCTACAATGGTCGGTGAACCCTTAAGTCCTAATTGAGAACGTTCAACATTCTCTAGATCACTTACTGCCCAGATAATAGGTTCATATCTAGCTGCACTAATCATGTTCGGCATTGGAGAATAGTCGATTGCATTTATTTCTTTTTCAACTGTTAATAAGCAAGGTAGCTCAGACTGAATGAGTTCATATCCGTTGGTTAATTTTCGTTTGATTAAAATGGTTTTCTCCGCTTGATTGACTTCCGTAACTTCAATTACATTCGTGACTGGTGGAATATCCATCCTTCTTGCGATTCCTGGTCCAACCTGTCCTGTGTCTCCGTCGATAGCGTGTTTCCCACAAATTACTAAATCTACTGGGAGATCCTTACCGATTCTTTCCAACGCTTTAGATAAGGCATAACTTGTTGCAAGTGTATCTGCACCCGCAAAAGCACGGTCAGAAATCAAATAGCCTCTATCTGCACCTATTTCTATACTCTTTTTAATAACAGCCGTTGCCTGCGGTGGTCCCATAGACAATACCGATATGGTACCTCCCGTTTTTTCCTTAATTTTCACAGCCTCTTGAACCGCATGTGCATCGTAAGGATTCAAAATAGCTGGAGCACTTCGGCGGTCGAGTGTGTTTGTTTTAGGATTGATTTTAATGATTTTTGTATCAGGTACTTGTTTGACACATACGACAATGTGCATGTAGGACTTTCCCTCCTCCATATAGTCTAATATTGGTGAAAGCGTTTGCTTCCTTTGGTTATAAAAAATGCTTTTATTAACGATATATGAACCGTAACACAAGCATAGTACCAAACAATGATGGTTTTCTTTTTTTTTCTTACAAAGATAAATGAAATTTCGGATAAACTAAATAAGCATGACAAACTTGGGTAGATTCTAGGGAGTAGGATATAACTAATAAAAAAATTTGAAGTAATAACAAATTGTGGTAAGATATGTAGTTAATCATGATGTAAGAATGTATAAATATAGCACTACTATAACTATATGAAATATTGGGATATAAACAATGATAAAAATCACAGTACTGTCTAAAATTGTAGATTTTATGATTATAAGGAAGGAGGAAAGCAATGAATGAGGTAATCTTCGGGAGTGTACTCTCTGCTTTATCAACAGGAGTTGGAGCGTTACTGATCTTATTTATTCATCATTCTATTACACATCGATGGAAGGACGTATTGTTAGCCTTTAGTGCAGGCATTATGATGGCAGCTTCTACTATTGGTTTGATTCCGGAGGCCCTCAAATATGGAGGATATATATCACTTTTTGTCGGTGTTTGGTTAGGGGTAGGTGTACTAACTCTCTTGGAAAAAAATATTCCCCATATTGACTTACAACATAGTAAAAAGGGAATTCATTTCGATGAAAAAGCTTTGTTAATTATCGCTGCCATTACTTTACATAATATCCCTGAGGGTCTATCTGTTGGTGTTAGCTATGCATCTGCAGAAGGAGATACTGGAAATTTAATCGCATTAGCAATTGGTTTTCAAAATGCTCCGGAAGGCCTTCTTGTCGCTCTCTTTTTAATTAACCAGCAAATTAGTAAATGGAAGGCCTTCATCATAGCGACCTTAACAGGTGCCATTGAGATTGTAACTTCATTATTAGGGTATTTTTTAACTTCATTTGTTCAAGGCCTAGTTCCATACGGCCTATCTTTTGCGGCAGGTGCGATGTTATATATCATTTATAAAGAATTAATTCCCGAAAGCCATGGAGACGGAAATGAGCGAGTATCAACCTATGCGTTTATAATGGGGCTTTTAATTATGGTGTTAATCATTAATATTTTTTAATAGGACAAGCATTTTTCAATGTATTTTTACGCTGTTTTGTACCTCTCAAATTCCAGTTAGATTAATACTTTAGGCCAAATCATAATCATTTGTTTAAAAGCAATTTTAACTTCTTCATTTGGCCTGGAAGCTTGTCCCATTACCCTATGGTAATCATTAATTAATTCATCTAGCTCCTGGCTGTATTTAATTGTTTCCTCACTTGTATAGCCCAACGTGTTTGCACAATTTATCATTAATTCCCTTTTGGCCCTTATCTGTTCAATCATATCATTTTGATTAATACTATCCTTGTACAATGTTATCCTCCTAATCATTACCCTGTTACTGTAATTCGCTAAAAAAGTTGACTACTTGAAGAATTATGACAAGAATTTCTTTAAAAGTAAATACATTCGCAAAAGTAGACAAAACATTCTATTTCTTTCGTTTTTCGACAAATTCCTTCGTTTTTTTCAAGCTTTTACGACAATTGTCTCCGCCTCCCTTCGATTGCTTTATGACAAATTTTACCTTACGCAAATAGGAAGGAAAATGATTGAATAAGTTTCTTTTATTTTGATTGGATTATTAAGCTACTGATAAAATTTTTCCAAAATACTTCCAACTCCGAAAAATGAATTCTAAAATAGATAAAAAAACTGACTGCATTGCTACAGCCAGTTTTCCTTTCTTATAGGTTTACTTCTTCTTTTTCGTAAATAGGAACCCAGCCTTCGGTTGTAACAAAAATTCTTACTGCAACAACCTTTCTGTCTTCTTCAAGGGTAAAATAATGTCTTGTATTTTCTGGTACAGAGATCAAATCACCAGGATTTAAATGAACTTCAAAAAACTCTCCATCTTTACCTTGAATAACAAATACCCCGTGACCACTTACAATAAAACGAACTTCATCATCTGTATGATGGTGCTCGTTTTTAAAATTAGTAAGTAATACGTCAAGATTTGGTGTGTTTTCGGATAATGAGATCACATCTTGTGCTTTATACCCACGTCTCTCAGAAATATCTTCAATCTCTGCAGCGAATGTATTTAATATTTCCTCTTTTTCTTCATCGCTTAAAAGGTATTTTTCTACTAACGTTGCTGGGAGTTTGCTAATATCCCAGTTTTCATAAATAACTTCCTGACCTTCTAGGAAGCTTGCAACTGCCTCCTGCTCGTGAATTTGTTCTTCTTTCTTTTGAAATGTAATATATGCCATATTGTATCAACCTCTCCTGTATTTTTTTAAACTACCTTAAATAATTGGTATGGTTTATGTTCTAGTAACCGCAGTTGGTAGCGGAATAGAAATTCTGATGCTTCTAGGATTTTTTTTGCCTCAAATGCATTTCGTCCCCACACTGTGATTCCATGGTTTCGAATTAGTACAGCACCGCTGTCTTCGGAAACATTTTCTGAAAATTTATTTGCAAGTGTAGGAATATGTGCATAATTTCTTATAATAGGTATCTTTAAAACAGCATCCTCTTCCCACTTATCAAAAGCCTTAATTAACTCTTGACCCTTAAACGTAACTTCTCCATGATCACCATACACCTCTGAAATCACATTATTATCAATGGTATGAACATGAAGACTACAACCAGCATTTGTCTTGCGATAAATCTCCACATGAAGAAGTGTCTCTGCTGACGGTTTTAAATGAGTCTCTTCTACCGGACGGCCAAATTCATCCACTAATAAAAAATCTTCTGAAGTCCGCTTACGTTTATCTTTTCCGCTGGCTGTCACCAAAAATTGAAGCGGATGATCACTCACTTTAATGGCAAGGTTTCCACTTGTTCCCATAAACCAATCTCTCTCTGCCAATTCATCCTTAATATCGGCTAATTCTACCCATCTTTCCTTTAACATGTTAGCTCACCCACCTCAATTCTTTTATTTATTTCCTCGATACAATCAAAGAAAGTATGAAACCCTTGATGGTTAATACCCCATTCCACACATTTTTCCTGAAGTAAATCCCTTGCTAACACAAAGTCAGCATGTTTAGCAGCCTCTAGGTCGGTCACAGAGTCGCCTATTACGATTTTAAAACTCTCCGTTGAATTGTTCAGTTTACGCATAATACTAGGCTTACAGCAACCACAATCATTGTTACAAGAGGAATCGCATTCATGTGGCCAAAGTATATTAATTGTTTCTTCGGAAAAGTCAGAATGATTACAATACACTCCATCAAAAGGAGCGTATTCTGCTAAAATCGGATGGACAAAAAAATCTATACCGCCACTAACAATATAGAGGGGAATTCCCTTTTCACGAACATACCCTACAAACTCCTTAAAGCCTGGTCGGATTTTTGCATTTTCAATTGCAAATTCAGTTATTTCTTTCTTCTTATTACTAGGCAATAAGGAAAATAATTTCCCCACACCCTCATTCACTGAAATCTGACGAGAAAGAATTAAATCCTTGATTTCCACCCATTCAGGGGGAGCAAATTGTTTCATTATAGCAATGATGTTATCACTTTCTGTAATGGTTCCATCAAAATCACAATAAATAACCGGCTTTGTCATTTAGACCGTCACCTCGGCATTTCCCCAAAGCTGAAGTGCCTTATTAAGTTCAGGGTACTGCTCCGCTCCTACTGAGAGTGTGTTTCCCTGAAGAATGGCATCCACTGCTTGTCGGAAGGCAAGGCCACCTCCACGAGCACCGTTTGGATGCCCATGAACGCCACCACCTGCATTGATTACGGAGTCAATTCCAAAGTCACGAATTAACAAGGATACCAACCCTGGATGTATTCCCGCTGATGGCACTGGAAAAGCTTTTTTATAAACATCCTCTTTCGTCAGTTCAGCTGCAATCGAGAGTGCAGATGTTTTTTCTAATGCCACCGTTCCATATGGAGATGGGAACAGTGATAAATCAGCACCTGCATAACGTAAAAGCTTTCCAAGGAGCAAAGAATGGGAAAAGCCATATTGGGATGAAGAAGTTAATGCCCCGCTTACTGCTGGATGTGCCATTAAAGGCAAACCAATTTCATTGTCCTCTCTTAATTCTTGCAGGACATCTAATCCATAGGAGAAGACATTAAATAATAGTAAATCTGCTCCCAGCTCAGCTGCTTTTTTTGCTTTTTCCTTAAGTTGTGAGGTTCTCCCAGTCAGGTTTACTGCGTACAGCGTTCTATGACCAGTCTCTTCTAAAACTTCATTTAAGACTTGTTTTCCCGCGGTAATTCTTTTTTCAAAAGGTGTTAATTCATTTTCAAAAAGAATCTCATCATCTTTGACTAAATCAACACCACCAAGAGCTTGCTGCTTTAACTGTTCTACCAAAAAGTGTATGTCCTTACCAAGTACGCCTTTAAAGATGCTCATCACTAATGGTCTATCATATACGTTTATTTTTTCTCGAATTCCATCGATACCGAATCTTGGTCCAGGAAAATGACTCTTTAAGTGATCATCAAACTGCAAATCTAGTAATTTTATTTTTCCATCCAAGGACAGTTTTCCGAAAACAGTGGTTAAGATTGCTGGCAAGTCAGTAGAGAAATTAATGGTTGGATAGGCAATCCGAATTATTGCTAGACCGTCTCTTTCCGAGTCTTTCCCTTCGATGGAAACGACTCGGCCCTTATGCTTACGTAATTGGTTCTGCTCAAGCTCAGGAAGATTTGTCCAAGAACCAACAGTTAATCCAAGAGCAATTTCCTCTGCTTTTTTCTCCGGATTTTTTTCATCATGTACAAGATATGTAGCAATTATTTCAGACATTATTTTCAACTTCCTTTCCAAAAAACATAAAAAACCCCTTCGAAAAGAAGAGGTTAGCATCA comes from the Neobacillus sp. PS2-9 genome and includes:
- the mtnW gene encoding 2,3-diketo-5-methylthiopentyl-1-phosphate enolase; its protein translation is MSEIIATYLVHDEKNPEKKAEEIALGLTVGSWTNLPELEQNQLRKHKGRVVSIEGKDSERDGLAIIRIAYPTINFSTDLPAILTTVFGKLSLDGKIKLLDLQFDDHLKSHFPGPRFGIDGIREKINVYDRPLVMSIFKGVLGKDIHFLVEQLKQQALGGVDLVKDDEILFENELTPFEKRITAGKQVLNEVLEETGHRTLYAVNLTGRTSQLKEKAKKAAELGADLLLFNVFSYGLDVLQELREDNEIGLPLMAHPAVSGALTSSSQYGFSHSLLLGKLLRYAGADLSLFPSPYGTVALEKTSALSIAAELTKEDVYKKAFPVPSAGIHPGLVSLLIRDFGIDSVINAGGGVHGHPNGARGGGLAFRQAVDAILQGNTLSVGAEQYPELNKALQLWGNAEVTV